The genomic DNA AAGACCAGGTGGCGGTCAGGAAGACTACCAGCGGCGGAACCTCGGCTCGGGCATCATCCTTGACCCACGCGGCTATGTGCTGACCAACTATCACGTTGTCATGCAGCGAGACCCCGACAAAGAGGTGGACCGCATCGAGGTCTATCTGCACGGCGGGGATGGCTCACACTACAGGGCCACGCTTGTGGGGGCCGACAAGTGGACAGATCTCGCCGTCATCAAAATTGATGCCGGCAGGAGCCTTCCGGCTGCGCAGTTTGGGGACTCATCCTCGGTGAAGGTTGGCGACTGGGTGCTGGCCATCGGAAGCCCCTTCGGCCTTGAATCAACTGTGACAGCCGGTATTATCAGTGCCAAAGGGCGCGAAATAGGTCCCGGCAGGGAGGAACAGTTCAAGCGCTACATTCAGACCGATGCCGCCATCAATCCCGGGAACAGCGGAGGCCCGCTGGTGAGCATGACCGGCCAGGTGATTGGCATTAATACCGCTATCGCCACCAGCCGCGGATCGAACGACGGCGTGGGCTTTGCGATCCCGTCGGACACGGCCCGCGCCATTTACAATTCCCTTATCGCTTCCGGAAAGGTGCAGAGGGGCGCCATCGGCGTCACGTTTCTCGACCAAAGCAATCCTGCCCTGCTGCGAAGCTTTGGGGCCGATCACGGCGTCGTCGTCAACAATGTCGAGCCTGGCAGCCCGGCCGCTAGTGCAGGCCTGAAAATGGGTGACGTGATCCTTTCGATCAATGGCCAGGACATCGGTTCAGGGGACGATCTGGTCGAACTCATATCGCGCAGCAAGGTCGGCAGCAGGTTGCAGGTGGAGTTACTGCGCGAAGGGAAGCAACAGACGGCCTTGGTAGAAGTCGCGGACCGTAACAGGATTCTTGCCCAGCAACAGGCGAGTCCTCCGCCAAACGACGCCCGGAGCGCGCCGGAAGAATCCGGAGGTGTTCTGGGAGCGAGTGTCCGGGACCTTACGCCGGACCAGTCCTCCCAACTGGCGAAGGCACTCCATCTCCCGAAGCCGCAGGGCGTCCTGGTTGCTAGGATCATTCCCGAAGGCTTTGCTGCTGAACTCAACGTGCAGACCGGGGACATCATTCTCAGCATCAACCATCATCCGGTTTCCTCGTTGGAGGATTTTGTGCGCCTCCAGAGCACTCTGCGGTCGGGGCAGGATGTCCTGCTGCTCGTCGCGCGGCATGCGGGAGGGTCCTTTACAACCATGTTCCTGGCCGACACTTTGCATTGAATGAAATGACCGGAATTTCCCCCAACCCGCGTCTGCTGGTCCGTTGGGCGCTCTCTATCTTTGCGGCGCTATTGCTTATCCCTGGTCTGCCGCTGACTGCAAAACAGAAGCAGCGATCTCATGCGGCGCACCGGCGAAGCCGGAGCTCGAAGGCCACTCGCCGGTACAAGCAGGTCCATATCCAGCCTGAAAGGGTGCGGGAAATTCAGGAAGCTTTGGCCAAAGCCGGCGTCTATCACGATGAGCCCAGCGGCCAGTGGGACACCGCAACCCGCGACGCTATGCGTGAGTTCCAGAAACAGAATGGGTTCTCTCCAACAGGCCTTCCAGAAGCAAAGCCTCTACTGCTTCTCGGGTTGGGGCCGCACCCCTTGCCGCCAGGACTCGCACCTTCGCCTGCATCGGACCCCGAGGCCAGCTCTGAAAGCCATCGCAGCGCCACGGAAACTGATGAGGCTGCCGCTGCCCCAGCGACAAAATGACCGGCCTCCTGAAACCGAAAATCTGCATCTAACACAAGCGTGGGAGGTTACTCTGCGGAGAGACTCTGAACGGAGTCGGCTCGACTGGATCGCGGGACCGATGCTGGCTGCGGAACCGCGAAGTCCCGGCTTCAGCATAGAACGCGCCGGTCTCGCTGATTAGCACAACGCAGGCGGAAATCCGGTGTTTGCGGTCCCATTGACTGCCGCCTGGCTCGAACCTGGATAGGTTTAGAATGGAGGACCTTGAATGAAGATACGCTTTCTTACGGCTGCGCTGATTCTAGCTGCCACTGCTGTCCCAGCCCTGGCCGCATCCGGCCGCCAGCAGGATGTCGATCGCATCCGCAGCTCCAGATTCGCTTTTGAAGACATCATGAATGCGCCGGACAGGGGCATCCCGCAGGAGTTGCTGGGTTCTGCCAAATGCATCGCAATTATTCCTGGAGAAAAAAGCGCCGCGTTCGTATTTGGCGGAAGCTACGGAAGGGGCCTGGTGACGTGCCTGGCAGGCGACCACTGGAGCGCTCCTGCGTTCCTGTTGGTGAGCGGCGGCAGTTTCGGGTTCCAGATCGGCGGGTCATCCACCGACCTCGTAATGATCTTCAGAAACCGCGGCGGCATGGACCGGCTGCTGAGCGACAAGTTTAAGGTGGGCGCTGATGCCAGCGCCGCGGCGGGCCCGGTGGGAAGGCGCGCTGCGGCAGCCACGGACGTCGAGATGCACGCGGAAATTCTGACCTACTCGCGCAGCCGGGGGGTCTTTGCCGGCGTCAGTCTCAACGGCGCAGTCGTAAAGCCAGACAGGGACGCAGACATCGCCATGTATGGCGCCGATATTGAACCGGCTTCTATCCTGGGCGGACACGTGGAGGTCCCTGCGGAAGCGGCGGGCCTCATCAATGTGATAGCCCGCGACGTCCGCGAGGCCGGAGGCAAATAGACTCCATTTTCAGGTGTCGATCTGCGCTCTTTGCAGCCTGTCGCTGTAGTCGATGTAGATCGATTTCCACTCTGAGTAGAAATCGAGTGCTGCGGTGGCGGCCTCGCGATGGCCGTTGCCCGTCTGCTTGGTTCCCCCAAACGGCAGGTGGGTTTCCGCCCCGATGGTTGGCGCGTTTACGTAGAAAATCCCCGTCTGCATCTCCTGCATGGCCTTGAAGGCATTGTTGATATTCCGCGTGTAAATGGATGAAGATAGACCGTATACGGTGCTGTTCCCAATCTCGATTGCCTCCTCCAGGCTGGAGCAGGGAATCAGGGAGACGACTGGGCCGAAAATCTCTTCCTGGCTGATTCGCATCGCGGGAGTGCAGTCGGAAAAGACGGTGGGCGCAAAAAACCACCCGCCGTCATATTCGCCGCCGGTCAGGCGCTTTCCTCCGCAAACCAGCCGGGCGCCCTCCCCGATACCGATTTCAATGTAACGTTCCACCGTCCTGAGTTGGGCCTCGTTAATCAACGGTCCCACTTGAGTCTTGGGATCCGACCCGCTACCCACCTTCAAGTTCCGTGCTCGCTCGACAAACCTGTGCTCAAACTCCCGGTAAACACCTTTATGAATGACGATGCGGCTCGAGGCCGTGCAGCGCTGGCCGCTGGTTCCAAAGCCGCCCCAGACGGCGCCGTCGATTGCCAGGTCAAGATGGGCGTCGTCCATCACCAAAATCACGTTCTTGCCGCCCATCTCCAGGCAGACATGCTTGAAACGCTCCGCCCCGGCGTGGGCCACCTGGCGGCCGGCTTCCGTAGACCCGGTGAACGAAAGCACCGGAACCTCTGGATGCCCGGTGAGCGGCGCGCCTGCTTCCGGGCCAAATCCGCTCACGCAGTTCACCACGCCCGGCGGCAGGCCGGCTTCTTCCAGCGCCTTCACCAGATTGAAGGCCGACAGAGGCGTATCCTCCGCGGGTTTGAGCACCAGGGTGTTTCCACAGATCAGCGCCGGCATCATTTTCCAGGCGGGGATGGCCATCGGAAAATTCCAGGGTGTAATCAGGCCACAGACGCCGATCGGGCTTCGGACTGTCATGCAGAATTTGCTGGGAAGTTCCGATGTGGTGGTATGGCCAAACAGGCGGCGGCCTTCACCGGCCATGTAAAACGTCATGTCAATGGCTTCCTGAACGTCCCCGCGGGCCTCTTCGAGTGGTTTGCCCATCTCTCGTGTCATGTCGCGCGCCAGAGCTTCCTTCCGCTCGGTGAGCAGGCGTCCGGCACGGAACAGGATTTCAGCGCGTTGGGGAGGCGGGGTCCGTCT from Terriglobia bacterium includes the following:
- a CDS encoding Do family serine endopeptidase, translated to MQIGVRRQLTVLAIVVTLGVGIAIGALIFHGSRAVHSAGDPAGPQPLALPSPVDLSSSFARVAEQIEPAVVNINTETTVRASARGFGPRDGDDSLDDFFNRFFGRPGGGQEDYQRRNLGSGIILDPRGYVLTNYHVVMQRDPDKEVDRIEVYLHGGDGSHYRATLVGADKWTDLAVIKIDAGRSLPAAQFGDSSSVKVGDWVLAIGSPFGLESTVTAGIISAKGREIGPGREEQFKRYIQTDAAINPGNSGGPLVSMTGQVIGINTAIATSRGSNDGVGFAIPSDTARAIYNSLIASGKVQRGAIGVTFLDQSNPALLRSFGADHGVVVNNVEPGSPAASAGLKMGDVILSINGQDIGSGDDLVELISRSKVGSRLQVELLREGKQQTALVEVADRNRILAQQQASPPPNDARSAPEESGGVLGASVRDLTPDQSSQLAKALHLPKPQGVLVARIIPEGFAAELNVQTGDIILSINHHPVSSLEDFVRLQSTLRSGQDVLLLVARHAGGSFTTMFLADTLH
- a CDS encoding peptidoglycan-binding domain-containing protein; protein product: MTGISPNPRLLVRWALSIFAALLLIPGLPLTAKQKQRSHAAHRRSRSSKATRRYKQVHIQPERVREIQEALAKAGVYHDEPSGQWDTATRDAMREFQKQNGFSPTGLPEAKPLLLLGLGPHPLPPGLAPSPASDPEASSESHRSATETDEAAAAPATK
- a CDS encoding lipid-binding SYLF domain-containing protein; amino-acid sequence: MKIRFLTAALILAATAVPALAASGRQQDVDRIRSSRFAFEDIMNAPDRGIPQELLGSAKCIAIIPGEKSAAFVFGGSYGRGLVTCLAGDHWSAPAFLLVSGGSFGFQIGGSSTDLVMIFRNRGGMDRLLSDKFKVGADASAAAGPVGRRAAAATDVEMHAEILTYSRSRGVFAGVSLNGAVVKPDRDADIAMYGADIEPASILGGHVEVPAEAAGLINVIARDVREAGGK
- a CDS encoding aldehyde dehydrogenase family protein, which translates into the protein MNNEQIYKNFIGGRWVESVSGDTFKNINPADLNDCLGSFQRSNAGDIDAAVAAAKAAYPGWRRTPPPQRAEILFRAGRLLTERKEALARDMTREMGKPLEEARGDVQEAIDMTFYMAGEGRRLFGHTTTSELPSKFCMTVRSPIGVCGLITPWNFPMAIPAWKMMPALICGNTLVLKPAEDTPLSAFNLVKALEEAGLPPGVVNCVSGFGPEAGAPLTGHPEVPVLSFTGSTEAGRQVAHAGAERFKHVCLEMGGKNVILVMDDAHLDLAIDGAVWGGFGTSGQRCTASSRIVIHKGVYREFEHRFVERARNLKVGSGSDPKTQVGPLINEAQLRTVERYIEIGIGEGARLVCGGKRLTGGEYDGGWFFAPTVFSDCTPAMRISQEEIFGPVVSLIPCSSLEEAIEIGNSTVYGLSSSIYTRNINNAFKAMQEMQTGIFYVNAPTIGAETHLPFGGTKQTGNGHREAATAALDFYSEWKSIYIDYSDRLQRAQIDT